In one window of Verrucomicrobiia bacterium DNA:
- a CDS encoding twin-arginine translocase subunit TatC, whose product MADDPDLERLDGEENEGGPVKSFLEHLEDLRWVLIKSAAAVAVAMLVCLLGGNTVVWLLKRPLEQAEIHYPGTNQIVTVFWETNKLGTFPLTPASQPSLQLGSNRFVAVRIQPAVIGTNQVLTWQVDPDPKLAGTARKVNIELVNLSPAGGFIVAFQVAVYTGLVLSAPFIIYFVMSFVFPALKITERKYVYRGMFYGGGLFLCGVAFCYFFLLHFALAASQRYSEWLGFAAFQWRAEDYISFVCKFMLGMGLGFEMPVVILTLVKIGVLNYAMLSKGRRYMIVINLFLGAVLTTPEVLTQLIMFLPLQVLYEISIWVTWWWERKERQRREAAGEIDVA is encoded by the coding sequence ATGGCCGACGACCCCGATCTGGAGCGCCTGGACGGTGAGGAAAATGAAGGCGGGCCGGTAAAATCCTTCCTTGAGCACCTCGAAGATCTTCGCTGGGTGCTCATCAAAAGCGCCGCGGCCGTGGCCGTGGCAATGCTGGTTTGCCTGCTCGGCGGCAACACCGTTGTCTGGCTCCTAAAACGGCCGCTGGAACAGGCCGAGATTCACTACCCGGGCACGAATCAAATCGTCACCGTTTTCTGGGAGACGAACAAGCTGGGAACATTTCCCCTCACCCCCGCGTCGCAGCCGTCGCTTCAACTGGGCAGCAACCGTTTTGTCGCCGTCCGCATCCAGCCCGCCGTCATTGGCACCAACCAGGTGCTGACCTGGCAGGTCGATCCCGACCCCAAACTCGCCGGAACCGCCCGCAAGGTGAACATCGAACTGGTCAACCTTAGTCCGGCCGGCGGTTTTATCGTGGCGTTTCAGGTTGCGGTTTACACTGGGCTCGTGCTGTCAGCGCCATTCATCATCTACTTTGTAATGTCCTTTGTGTTCCCCGCCCTGAAAATCACGGAGCGGAAGTATGTTTACCGGGGAATGTTTTACGGAGGCGGGTTGTTTCTGTGCGGCGTGGCGTTTTGTTACTTCTTTCTGCTGCATTTTGCCCTCGCAGCGTCCCAACGTTATTCGGAATGGCTGGGCTTCGCCGCCTTTCAGTGGCGCGCAGAGGATTACATCAGTTTTGTCTGCAAATTCATGCTGGGCATGGGGCTGGGCTTTGAAATGCCGGTGGTCATCCTGACGTTGGTGAAAATTGGCGTCCTCAACTACGCGATGTTGTCCAAGGGACGGCGCTACATGATCGTCATCAACCTTTTTTTGGGCGCGGTGCTGACCACACCGGAAGTGCTCACGCAATTGATCATGTTCCTGCCGCTGCAGGTGCTGTATGAAATCAGCATCTGGGTGACTTGGTGGTGGGAGCGCAAAGAACGGCAGCGGCGGGAGGCGGCCGGCGAAATCGACGTCGCCTAA
- a CDS encoding HAD hydrolase family protein — protein sequence VGIQEWNERCSRDHAELFGRIRAQMPRLVEWVNARFEATLFEDMFSPLCIIAANNGDMDAIHAELERYCAAEPLLTVVRNDVYARFSHAAYNKGTALAEITRRLGLQPAQVFAAGDHFNDLPMLSRAHAGAIAAPANAVPAVKAKVLEQGGYVSAMAQGDGVWDALNHFLKRNDRAAV from the coding sequence GTCGGAATTCAAGAGTGGAACGAACGCTGTTCGCGCGACCACGCCGAGCTGTTTGGCCGCATTCGCGCGCAGATGCCGCGGCTGGTTGAATGGGTGAATGCCCGCTTTGAAGCCACCTTGTTTGAGGATATGTTCTCACCCTTGTGCATCATCGCTGCCAACAATGGCGACATGGACGCGATTCACGCAGAGCTGGAGCGCTACTGTGCCGCCGAGCCGCTGCTGACCGTGGTGCGGAACGATGTTTATGCGCGGTTCAGTCACGCAGCATACAACAAGGGCACGGCGTTGGCCGAAATCACACGTCGCCTGGGCCTGCAACCGGCGCAGGTTTTTGCGGCGGGTGATCATTTTAACGACCTGCCGATGTTGTCCCGGGCTCACGCGGGCGCCATCGCCGCGCCCGCCAATGCGGTCCCGGCGGTGAAGGCGAAAGTGCTGGAACAGGGCGGCTATGTCAGCGCGATGGCCCAGGGTGACGGTGTCTGGGACGCGCTGAACCATTTTCTGAAACGGAACGACCGGGCTGCGGTGTAA
- a CDS encoding Xaa-Pro aminopeptidase yields MKPVSMPAALFAGNRQRLVHKLPVRSVAVLNANDVMPTNADGTMGHLQNADLFYLTGIHQEETILLLAPQAFDPNHREVLFLREPSEHLATWEGHKLTKAQATAISGIKTIKWLSEFPAVFRTVVCESENVFLNSNEHQRAASEVETRDARFIRECRQKFPLHHYHRLAPLMHELRVVKSTHEIAAIRAACDLTGKGFRRACRFVQPGVNEAEVEAEFAHEFIRAKGTFAYPPIIAGGANNNILHYVQNDRVCRRGELLLLDVAAGLGNYMSDLTRTIPVSGRFTRRQRQVYDAVLRVFRAVVKRMVPGKTTKDLRAECEELLTEECLRLGLLQPSQVKRQTPDNPAVRPFFMHGVAHPIGLDVHDVTYNHFQIAPGWVLTCEPAIYIKEEGFGVRLENTILVTENGQVDLMADIPMEAEDVEALMARRRPR; encoded by the coding sequence ATGAAACCTGTTTCGATGCCCGCCGCGCTTTTCGCCGGCAACCGCCAGCGCCTCGTCCACAAGCTGCCCGTGCGTTCGGTCGCCGTTCTCAATGCAAACGATGTCATGCCCACAAATGCCGATGGCACCATGGGGCACCTGCAGAACGCGGATTTGTTTTACCTCACGGGCATCCACCAGGAGGAAACCATCCTGCTCCTCGCACCACAGGCATTCGATCCCAATCACCGGGAGGTTCTCTTTTTGCGTGAACCCAGCGAGCACCTGGCAACGTGGGAAGGCCACAAGCTCACCAAGGCCCAGGCCACGGCGATTTCCGGCATCAAAACCATCAAGTGGTTAAGCGAATTTCCCGCGGTGTTCCGCACCGTGGTATGTGAGTCGGAAAACGTCTTCCTGAATTCCAACGAACATCAGCGCGCGGCCAGCGAAGTGGAAACCCGCGATGCGCGCTTCATCCGCGAATGCCGGCAAAAATTCCCGCTGCATCACTACCACCGGCTGGCGCCGCTGATGCACGAATTGCGCGTCGTTAAATCCACGCACGAAATTGCCGCCATCCGCGCCGCGTGCGACCTGACGGGCAAAGGGTTTCGCCGCGCGTGCCGGTTTGTGCAGCCCGGGGTGAATGAGGCCGAGGTGGAGGCCGAATTTGCCCACGAATTCATCCGGGCCAAGGGGACGTTTGCGTATCCGCCCATCATCGCGGGCGGAGCGAACAACAACATTCTCCATTACGTGCAAAACGACCGGGTGTGTCGCCGCGGCGAGTTGTTGCTGTTGGACGTGGCTGCGGGGCTGGGCAATTACATGAGCGACCTGACCCGCACGATTCCGGTGAGCGGACGTTTCACACGGCGGCAGCGGCAGGTTTATGATGCCGTGCTGCGGGTGTTCCGCGCCGTGGTCAAGCGCATGGTTCCCGGCAAGACCACCAAGGATCTGCGCGCGGAGTGCGAGGAACTGTTGACCGAGGAATGCCTGCGGCTCGGCCTGCTCCAGCCCTCGCAAGTGAAGCGGCAGACGCCCGATAACCCCGCGGTGCGGCCGTTTTTCATGCATGGCGTGGCGCACCCCATCGGGCTGGATGTGCATGACGTGACCTACAACCACTTTCAGATCGCGCCGGGCTGGGTGCTGACGTGCGAGCCCGCCATTTACATCAAGGAAGAAGGTTTTGGTGTCCGTCTGGAAAACACCATTCTGGTCACGGAGAACGGCCAGGTTGATCTGATGGCGGACATTCCCATGGAAGCCGAGGATGTTGAGGCTTTGATGGCGCGCCGCCGCCCGCGGTGA
- a CDS encoding thiamine pyrophosphate-dependent enzyme, which translates to MSTQTLANPAPQTVATPPSAERKGLTKKELAADHPTWCPGCGDFSVLALYFKLLEKRKLQQDEFVSISGIGCSSRFPYFVQSHGVHFIHGRALPFATGISLSRPDLHVFAFSGDGDAFSIGGNHFTHTARKNVKMSLVVMDNQVYGLTKKQTSPTSPLGFKSKTDGWGAIDHPINPLKQAIAMGATFVARTTSTNPNHVLAMMEAAMDHDGFSFIQCLSECVEFYEGAFDAANPRKGGVFNEIPKNHDVTDEIAAYKLASTPFPGYFGVFYKVNRPTKNAKESEIITNARAKIQGQADWQLLQKSFERMK; encoded by the coding sequence ATGAGCACACAGACTCTCGCGAATCCCGCCCCGCAAACCGTCGCCACACCGCCGTCAGCCGAACGGAAGGGGCTCACCAAGAAAGAACTCGCGGCGGACCATCCGACATGGTGTCCGGGCTGCGGCGACTTCTCCGTGCTGGCGCTTTACTTCAAGTTGCTGGAAAAACGGAAACTGCAGCAGGACGAATTCGTCAGCATCTCGGGCATCGGCTGCTCCAGCCGCTTCCCGTATTTTGTGCAATCGCACGGCGTGCACTTTATTCACGGCCGCGCGCTGCCCTTCGCCACCGGCATTTCCCTGTCCCGGCCTGATCTCCACGTGTTCGCCTTCAGCGGCGATGGCGACGCATTCTCGATCGGCGGCAACCACTTCACGCACACGGCGCGCAAGAACGTCAAGATGAGCCTGGTCGTGATGGACAACCAGGTTTACGGCCTGACGAAAAAGCAGACCTCACCCACGTCGCCGCTGGGATTCAAGAGCAAGACGGACGGCTGGGGCGCGATTGATCACCCGATCAACCCGCTCAAGCAGGCCATTGCCATGGGGGCCACCTTCGTGGCCCGCACCACCAGCACCAACCCGAACCACGTGCTGGCCATGATGGAAGCGGCCATGGACCACGACGGGTTCAGCTTTATCCAGTGCCTCAGCGAATGCGTCGAGTTCTACGAAGGCGCGTTCGACGCCGCCAATCCCCGCAAGGGCGGCGTGTTCAATGAGATTCCCAAGAACCACGACGTGACGGACGAAATCGCCGCCTACAAGCTCGCCAGCACGCCGTTCCCGGGCTACTTCGGGGTGTTCTACAAGGTGAACCGCCCGACCAAGAACGCCAAGGAATCCGAGATCATCACCAACGCCCGCGCCAAAATCCAGGGCCAGGCCGACTGGCAGCTGCTGCAAAAATCCTTCGAACGGATGAAGTGA
- a CDS encoding MFS transporter, with amino-acid sequence MNTRQLKRGYYLLEALNSFASAFFLSYLVFLTQKNFGFGNRGNMLVMALHGFFYLLASWQGGKFIQRVGCFTALKRGYAGMALGLMLGLMIPGVAGALISLAAWTVPLCLIWPSLEALVTEGEEFAGTARAVGIYNVVWAAANAVAFCVGGWLWETLGARGLFGLPLVLMLVQLGLTAWLERQAGKVPMAPRVAAPETHHPERAAFEQKLPPRRFLQMAWLANPFAYVAINTVGAVIPQLAARFQLSPAEAGLFCSLWFYARLAAFVVLWQWTGWHYRFRWLVAAFVALTGSFAAMLLADSFWVVVGAQVTLGLAVGLLYYSSLFYSMDAGETKGEHGGLHEAAIGAGICGGPLLGATALTLAPTLPHAGVHAVTALLGVGLLALLWLRFRPRGGDFS; translated from the coding sequence ATGAACACCCGGCAACTGAAGCGGGGTTATTATCTACTCGAAGCCCTCAATAGCTTTGCGTCGGCGTTTTTCCTGAGCTACCTCGTTTTCCTGACGCAAAAGAATTTTGGGTTCGGCAACCGCGGCAACATGCTGGTAATGGCGTTGCACGGATTCTTTTACCTGCTCGCGTCCTGGCAGGGCGGAAAATTCATCCAGCGGGTGGGCTGCTTCACGGCGCTCAAGCGGGGTTACGCGGGGATGGCATTGGGTTTGATGCTCGGCCTGATGATTCCCGGCGTGGCAGGCGCGTTGATTTCCCTGGCGGCGTGGACGGTGCCGCTCTGTTTGATTTGGCCTTCGCTCGAGGCCTTGGTGACGGAGGGCGAGGAATTTGCCGGCACGGCGCGCGCGGTCGGCATCTACAACGTCGTGTGGGCGGCCGCGAATGCCGTCGCGTTCTGCGTGGGCGGATGGCTGTGGGAAACATTGGGCGCACGCGGGCTTTTTGGGCTGCCGTTGGTGCTGATGCTGGTCCAGTTGGGCCTCACCGCATGGCTGGAGCGGCAGGCGGGCAAAGTTCCGATGGCGCCCCGCGTCGCCGCGCCGGAAACTCATCACCCGGAACGCGCGGCCTTTGAACAAAAGCTGCCGCCCCGCCGCTTTCTGCAAATGGCGTGGCTCGCCAATCCGTTCGCGTATGTTGCCATCAACACGGTCGGCGCGGTCATCCCGCAATTGGCGGCCCGCTTTCAATTGTCGCCCGCGGAAGCCGGATTGTTTTGTTCGTTGTGGTTTTATGCCCGCCTGGCCGCCTTTGTCGTGCTTTGGCAGTGGACCGGCTGGCACTATCGATTCCGCTGGCTGGTGGCGGCGTTCGTGGCGTTGACGGGCAGCTTTGCCGCAATGTTGCTGGCGGATTCGTTCTGGGTGGTGGTGGGAGCGCAAGTAACACTCGGACTGGCGGTGGGATTGCTGTATTACTCGTCGCTTTTTTACTCCATGGATGCGGGCGAGACCAAAGGGGAGCACGGCGGACTGCACGAGGCGGCGATTGGCGCCGGCATTTGTGGCGGGCCGCTGTTGGGCGCCACCGCTCTGACGCTGGCGCCCACGTTGCCGCACGCAGGCGTCCACGCGGTCACGGCGTTGTTGGGCGTTGGCCTGCTGGCCTTGCTCTGGTTGCGGTTCCGGCCGCGCGGCGGCGATTTTTCTTAA
- a CDS encoding exosortase system-associated protein, TIGR04073 family produces MIKSLSMLGVVAVAGLLVSGCAGPEKKFGRGLTNVGEVVRWGDLRRSVEQAGVWDGPSATHSGAMMAGLNRSLTRIGVGVYEIVTFPIPSYDPVLTSYINPAPVYPDSYTPGLPDDPIYATDTNLGFSGGDVAPAVPGSRFSVFKTP; encoded by the coding sequence ATGATCAAGTCCCTCTCCATGCTCGGCGTCGTGGCCGTCGCGGGCCTGCTGGTTTCCGGCTGCGCGGGCCCCGAAAAGAAGTTCGGCCGCGGATTGACCAACGTCGGTGAAGTGGTGCGTTGGGGTGATTTGCGCCGCTCCGTGGAGCAGGCGGGCGTGTGGGATGGCCCCAGTGCCACGCACAGTGGCGCCATGATGGCCGGCCTGAACCGATCCCTCACCCGCATCGGCGTGGGCGTTTACGAAATCGTGACCTTCCCCATTCCGTCCTACGACCCGGTCCTGACCAGCTACATCAACCCTGCGCCGGTGTATCCGGACAGCTACACGCCCGGATTGCCGGATGATCCGATTTACGCGACGGACACCAATCTTGGTTTCAGCGGCGGCGACGTTGCACCGGCTGTGCCGGGCAGCCGTTTCTCCGTTTTCAAGACCCCGTAA
- a CDS encoding zinc ribbon domain-containing protein has protein sequence MPIYEFACPKCRRIFSFLSKRVNPDRLPVCPKCGNKKLSKQVSRFAMTKGLKEPAAAGDAAGAGEASMPDFDDPRVERAMLEMERDMAHLDENNPRHMAHMMRKMKDLMPPGSMPKEMDIAIKRLEAGEDPEKIEADMGDVLGDFMGGPEGGGGGYTRDEGLYDY, from the coding sequence ATGCCGATTTACGAATTTGCCTGTCCCAAGTGCCGGCGGATTTTCAGCTTCCTGTCGAAGCGCGTAAATCCCGACCGCCTGCCCGTGTGCCCGAAGTGCGGCAACAAAAAATTGTCCAAACAAGTCAGCCGCTTTGCGATGACGAAGGGCTTGAAAGAGCCGGCCGCTGCGGGCGATGCCGCGGGCGCGGGGGAAGCGTCGATGCCGGACTTTGACGACCCGCGCGTGGAGCGGGCCATGCTGGAGATGGAGCGCGACATGGCGCATCTCGACGAGAACAATCCCCGGCACATGGCGCACATGATGCGCAAAATGAAGGACCTCATGCCGCCCGGCAGCATGCCGAAGGAAATGGACATCGCCATCAAGCGGCTCGAAGCCGGCGAAGATCCGGAAAAAATCGAGGCGGACATGGGCGACGTGCTGGGAGATTTCATGGGCGGCCCAGAAGGTGGCGGCGGTGGTTATACGCGGGACGAAGGGTTGTATGACTATTGA
- the ispE gene encoding 4-(cytidine 5'-diphospho)-2-C-methyl-D-erythritol kinase: MTLEKASPCKVNLLLNILGKRTDGFHELETVMHPVNICDHLSFTRAATGVQLTCNHPELPVDARNLVFRAATAFRQAAGIADGVKLHLEKHIPMAAGLGGGSGNAATTLLGLNELFDQPLDAAQLQALAATLGSDVPFFLQTKPALATGRGENVTSLEPFPCLQQTAILLVHPGFGIATAWAYRELARFPAALNGQPGRAEKLIAALRGQDLTTAGREFYNSLEAPALEKFPVLALYQEFFREQGAAVALMSGSGSTTFAIFADRIRAEAAVEPFQREFGAAGWLTVVPL, from the coding sequence ATGACGCTGGAAAAAGCCTCCCCCTGCAAGGTCAACCTGCTGCTGAACATTCTAGGCAAACGGACGGACGGCTTTCATGAACTGGAAACGGTCATGCATCCGGTCAACATTTGCGATCACCTCAGCTTTACGCGCGCCGCCACGGGGGTGCAATTGACCTGCAACCATCCCGAACTGCCAGTGGATGCGCGGAATCTGGTCTTTCGCGCCGCCACCGCCTTCCGGCAAGCAGCCGGCATTGCCGATGGCGTCAAACTACATCTCGAGAAGCACATCCCGATGGCGGCGGGCCTGGGCGGCGGCAGTGGCAACGCGGCAACCACGCTGCTGGGGTTGAACGAACTTTTCGACCAGCCGCTCGATGCCGCGCAGCTTCAGGCGCTGGCGGCCACCCTCGGTTCCGATGTGCCGTTCTTTCTCCAAACCAAACCGGCGCTGGCCACCGGACGCGGTGAGAACGTGACTTCCTTGGAGCCGTTTCCCTGCCTGCAACAAACCGCCATTCTCCTCGTGCATCCCGGCTTTGGCATCGCCACGGCGTGGGCCTACCGCGAACTTGCCCGGTTTCCCGCCGCGCTCAATGGCCAGCCGGGCCGGGCGGAAAAACTCATCGCCGCCCTGCGCGGCCAGGATCTCACCACGGCGGGACGCGAGTTCTACAACTCGCTGGAAGCACCGGCGCTGGAGAAGTTCCCCGTGCTTGCCCTCTATCAGGAATTTTTCCGCGAACAGGGCGCCGCCGTCGCCTTGATGTCCGGCAGCGGCTCAACCACCTTCGCCATTTTTGCGGACCGCATCAGGGCCGAAGCCGCGGTGGAGCCGTTCCAGCGGGAATTTGGGGCGGCCGGCTGGTTGACCGTGGTGCCGCTGTGA
- a CDS encoding serine protease: protein MNRLVFLLGLMVGGAVWCCAPVATAQGNHVPMATDRTVDEPELLKAAAALRDAKALLTIERVQSQLGRQTCVLKLPKPETKALTGRQIWERARRAYVRVGWFYLCRKCNDWHLDLAGGFYLTTDGVVATAHHVAQPTKDMREGYLVVVEGGRILPVTEVLAGNDSGDTCLLRTRGAMQVRPLPLNTNVYPGDAAWCYSDPLDHASYFSAGVVNRFLVTTNHGQRLTRIDVSTDWAPGSSGSAVLDECGNAIGLVSEIEVETGPLETDDRRRRRGRREEPLITLHHAARAAEILALIKPGAE, encoded by the coding sequence ATGAACCGTCTGGTCTTCTTGCTCGGTTTGATGGTGGGCGGCGCGGTGTGGTGTTGCGCCCCCGTGGCAACGGCGCAGGGCAATCATGTTCCCATGGCCACGGACCGGACGGTGGACGAGCCGGAACTGCTCAAAGCAGCGGCGGCATTGCGTGACGCCAAGGCGCTGCTGACCATTGAGCGGGTGCAGTCCCAGCTGGGCCGCCAGACCTGCGTGCTCAAGCTTCCCAAACCGGAAACGAAGGCGCTCACCGGTCGCCAGATCTGGGAGCGCGCCCGCCGTGCTTACGTGCGGGTGGGCTGGTTTTACCTCTGCCGCAAATGCAACGACTGGCACCTGGACCTGGCCGGCGGATTTTATCTCACGACCGATGGCGTCGTGGCCACGGCGCATCACGTCGCGCAGCCGACGAAGGACATGCGCGAAGGTTATCTCGTGGTGGTGGAGGGCGGGCGGATTCTGCCCGTAACCGAGGTGCTGGCCGGCAACGACTCGGGTGACACGTGCCTTTTGCGCACCCGCGGCGCCATGCAGGTGCGGCCACTGCCGTTGAACACCAACGTTTACCCGGGCGACGCGGCCTGGTGCTACAGCGATCCGCTGGACCACGCCTCCTATTTCAGCGCGGGCGTGGTGAACCGCTTTCTGGTCACAACCAACCACGGTCAGCGGCTGACGCGCATCGACGTGTCCACCGACTGGGCGCCGGGTTCAAGCGGCTCCGCAGTGCTTGATGAATGCGGCAACGCCATCGGACTTGTTTCGGAAATCGAGGTGGAAACCGGTCCGCTGGAAACGGACGACCGGCGGCGGCGCCGGGGTCGGCGCGAAGAACCTCTGATAACGCTGCATCACGCCGCGCGCGCCGCCGAGATTCTGGCCCTGATCAAACCCGGCGCGGAGTAA
- a CDS encoding NUDIX domain-containing protein, whose product MAHIHEKIDFTVAIFVVHDGKVLLIHHRKLDKWLPLGGHIELDEDPEQAALREAKEESGLDVELLGERAPTTGPGTRALITPRFLDIHRITDTHEHIGMIYWARPKSGSVQLAREEHHDIRWCTAAELDALQPPMSRAVRWYCHRAIEEVAGQQPSSPA is encoded by the coding sequence ATGGCTCACATCCACGAAAAAATTGATTTCACAGTCGCCATCTTTGTCGTCCATGACGGCAAGGTGCTGCTCATTCACCACCGCAAGCTCGACAAATGGCTGCCGCTCGGCGGTCACATCGAACTGGACGAGGACCCTGAGCAGGCCGCGCTGCGGGAGGCGAAGGAAGAGAGCGGACTCGACGTGGAATTGCTGGGCGAGCGCGCGCCGACCACCGGGCCGGGCACGCGGGCACTCATCACCCCGCGCTTTCTCGACATTCACCGCATCACCGACACACACGAGCACATCGGCATGATTTACTGGGCGCGCCCCAAAAGCGGCAGCGTTCAGCTTGCACGCGAGGAGCATCACGACATCCGCTGGTGCACGGCGGCGGAACTCGACGCCTTGCAGCCACCCATGAGCCGGGCGGTGAGATGGTATTGTCATCGGGCTATTGAGGAAGTCGCGGGCCAGCAGCCGTCGTCGCCGGCTTGA
- a CDS encoding 2-oxoacid:acceptor oxidoreductase subunit alpha: MSATTTTASSQGGTPKVSKISEAVIRIAGNSQDGIQAIGGFLARLAGRSEQEVMTFMTIPATISGGPSIFQVRIGSGEVLSAGDEADVLLAFYQHSYEGHLASLRKGGIVLFDADHVVPKPEWEKDYRHVPVKISSLTIEAIGGTAKDKGKNIFALGLIARMFDLNTAKLEKLIGERFGGKDESVLKNALAAFHAGYGYSMGNLTDLFQFSEAQQKGQPQVVMNGNEALAFGLIAAGVRFGAGYPITPWSDIMEILRRELPKYGGMFIQCEDEIASAAMALGASYAGRVAVTGSSGPGIALKMECIGWGIMSETPLVVVDIQRGGPSTGMPTNVEQSDLNIATYGSHGDAPRVVLAPANVEDCFYTAIEAVNIANKYHVPVFILSDQAIATRIEAFPEPDLKKVCQDIAPDLSPVPDYKPYDLTAVDGTSRRVVPGTRILSGKYPVATGLEHDEYGHPSGSPKMHLQMTARRRKKLQSLASTFAAPKVYGPPEGNVLLVGWGSTQGPLREAVDRSRAAGDSVSSLNIRHISPLPNGLEDIFSGFNHVIVVEMNDEGLYGYGQLAAILRARFCDPKIRAVNKTDGLTYKVKEIIERVKTVIAAPAKA; encoded by the coding sequence ATGAGCGCAACGACGACGACGGCATCATCCCAAGGTGGCACCCCCAAGGTGTCAAAAATCTCTGAGGCGGTCATTCGGATCGCCGGCAACTCCCAAGACGGCATTCAAGCGATTGGCGGATTTCTCGCGCGGCTGGCCGGCCGCAGCGAACAGGAAGTCATGACCTTCATGACGATTCCGGCCACCATTTCCGGCGGCCCGTCCATTTTCCAGGTGCGCATCGGTTCGGGTGAAGTGTTGAGCGCGGGCGATGAGGCGGACGTTTTGCTGGCGTTTTATCAACATTCTTACGAAGGTCACCTTGCCTCGCTGCGCAAGGGCGGCATCGTCCTGTTCGACGCCGACCACGTCGTGCCCAAGCCGGAGTGGGAAAAGGATTACCGCCATGTGCCGGTCAAGATTTCCAGCCTCACGATTGAAGCCATCGGCGGCACAGCCAAGGACAAGGGCAAAAACATCTTTGCCCTGGGCCTGATTGCCCGAATGTTTGACTTGAACACGGCCAAACTCGAAAAGCTCATTGGCGAACGGTTTGGGGGGAAGGATGAAAGCGTGCTCAAGAACGCGCTGGCCGCCTTCCATGCGGGTTACGGTTACTCCATGGGCAATCTGACCGACCTCTTTCAGTTCAGCGAAGCCCAGCAGAAGGGCCAGCCGCAGGTGGTGATGAACGGGAATGAAGCGCTGGCTTTCGGGTTGATTGCCGCCGGGGTGCGCTTTGGGGCGGGCTATCCCATCACGCCGTGGTCCGACATCATGGAGATTTTGCGGCGCGAGCTGCCCAAATACGGCGGCATGTTCATTCAGTGTGAGGATGAGATTGCCTCGGCGGCGATGGCGCTGGGCGCCAGCTATGCCGGGCGCGTAGCCGTGACGGGATCGAGCGGTCCCGGCATTGCCCTCAAGATGGAGTGCATCGGCTGGGGCATCATGTCCGAAACCCCTCTGGTCGTGGTGGACATCCAGCGCGGCGGGCCCTCCACGGGCATGCCGACCAACGTGGAACAATCCGACCTGAACATTGCCACCTACGGCAGCCACGGCGATGCGCCGCGGGTCGTGCTCGCGCCCGCCAACGTCGAGGACTGCTTCTACACGGCGATTGAGGCGGTCAACATTGCCAACAAATACCATGTGCCCGTGTTCATCCTGAGCGATCAGGCCATCGCCACGCGCATCGAAGCGTTTCCCGAGCCGGATTTGAAAAAGGTGTGTCAGGACATCGCGCCGGATTTGAGCCCCGTCCCGGATTACAAGCCTTACGACTTGACGGCCGTGGACGGGACGTCACGCCGCGTGGTGCCCGGCACGCGCATTTTGAGTGGCAAATACCCGGTGGCGACCGGCTTGGAACACGATGAATATGGTCATCCCTCGGGCAGCCCGAAAATGCACCTGCAAATGACGGCGCGCCGCCGCAAGAAACTTCAATCGCTGGCGTCCACGTTCGCGGCACCGAAGGTTTACGGTCCGCCGGAAGGCAACGTGCTGCTGGTTGGCTGGGGGTCCACGCAAGGACCGCTGCGCGAAGCCGTGGACCGTTCCCGCGCGGCCGGCGACAGTGTTTCGTCGTTGAACATCCGTCACATCAGCCCGCTGCCGAACGGACTCGAGGACATTTTCTCAGGGTTCAACCACGTGATCGTCGTGGAAATGAACGATGAAGGCCTTTACGGCTACGGCCAGTTGGCGGCCATCCTGCGCGCCCGCTTCTGCGATCCCAAGATCCGGGCCGTCAACAAGACGGATGGCTTGACCTACAAGGTCAAGGAAATCATCGAGCGCGTCAAAACCGTCATCGCCGCTCCGGCCAAAGCCTGA